A window of Arcobacter arenosus genomic DNA:
CCAAAAATTCTGAACACTCATTTTGTACATTTAATTCATCTTCAACATATAATATAGAATCAATTTTTTTCAATACTTTTCCCCCTCTTTATTAAATCTTATAATAAATTTTGCCCCTTTTTGAGTATTTTCAACCTCTATAGAGCCTTTCATATTATCTTCAATAATCATTTTTGACATATATAAACCCATTCCTGTACCTTTACCTTGGTCTTTACTTGTAAAATATGGTTCAAAAATTCTAGTAATTAAATCTTTTGGAATGCCTCCTGCATTATCCTCAAATTCAAGCTCATATTCTTTTATATTTATAATGATTTCTGGATTTTCTATCTTTTTTTCTTCTAACTCATATTTTGAATTTGAAATAAAATTCATAATCACATGCTCAAATTCAGATTTATATCCATTTATCTCAAAATCTTGATATTCATTCAAACTTATTTTTATATTTTGTTTTTTTAGTTGAGCTTCTGTAAGATTTAATACGTTTTTAATAGACTCATTAATTGAAAACCTAATAGGCTTTTTATCAATAGTAAAAAAGTTTCTAAAGTCATCAATTGTATTACTCATGAAATTGATAGTTATTTTATTTTTATTTATAAAATCTTGGATAAATTCTTCATCAATTTCATTTTTTTTGTATGCATATTTTAATTTTTGAATTCTAATAGAAATTTCATTTAAAGGTTGTCTCCATTGGTGAGCAATTGCACCAATCATCTCACCCATAGCTGCTAATTTACTTTGTTGTTGGATAAGTTGAAACTGTTTAAAGTTTTCATCTGTTTTTCTTTTTACTTCATCTTTTAAAAATTGTTCATTTTTAATATCAGTGGTAATATCTTTATGGGTACCAACAATTCTTAATGGGTTTCCTTCTTTATCTTTTCTAAGAATATATCCTTGGGCAAAAATCCATTTATAGCTACCATCTTTTGTCTCCATTCTAAATTTTACTTTATATTTGTAATCTTTTTGTTTTACGAATTTATCTACTTCTTTTAAAACTCTTTTAATATCATCTTTATGAACTCTTTTTTCCCATTCAAAAAAGTTGTTTGATATCTCATCTTCTTCATAACCTAACATTGTTTTCCAATTATTTGAAAAATGTATTTCGTTTGTCGACGTATTCCACTCCCAATGTCCATCTCCAGAATTTTCAATAGCACTTCTCCAATTTTCTTCACTTATCTCTAGATTTTCTGAAAGCTCTTCATTTATCTCATCTGCTTTTTTTAATTTATTTAATATTTCAGTTAATCTAACTTTTGTAAAAGTAAAGATAATTAAAAATATTAAAAGGATTGAGATAATAATTAAAACACCCCTTTGAATATGCTCTTTTTCTAAATTTTTAAGATATTCATCTTTTATTGAACCAACTAATATTAGAGAGTCTTTGATTTGATTACAAATATAGATTGAAGAAAAATTTGGATTTGAAAATTCAAAATTTGTAATTATCTCATTTTTGTCTTTTGTGATAAACTTATCTAGTTTTACACCATTATTACTATATTCACTCCAATCATATTCATCATTATAATGGATTAAAATTTCACTTTTTTTATTTGTAAGGATGTAGTTAAATTTTTCTGAAAAGGTTATCTGTTTAAGTAGACTTGATATATTAAAGTTTATAATCAAAATACCTTTAAAGTCATTATTTTTTTCTAAAGGAAGAATTGCCCTAATAGTAGGAACATAAGGAAATTCAATTTCACCATTTTCAACATTTAAATCAAGCTTAGAAAACCAAACTTTATTCATTGGTTTATACAAAGATTCCTCAAAATAGTATCTATTCGCTTTATTTTGAAGTTGTTCGGATCTTACAACAGTTGTAGTATTGATTTTTCTATCTTGGTCTATTCTTATATTCTCATAACCATTTTCATCTATGTATCTTACTTGGTCAATATATTTATGGGATTTTGCAAGGGCTAAAAAAATATTCTCATTTTCTTTTAAATAGGTATTATCACCTTGTAAGAATTTTTGGAAAGCCTGACTATCTTGGATAGAAAAAAGAAAGTTACTACTATTTGTAATAAAGTGTTCAATAAAAATTTTTCTTTTTATTTTCAGTTCACTTTTTAATGAATTATTTATCAGGTTTTTTTTGCTTTGTTTGAAATAAAAATAAGATATACCAATTTGAATAAAAACAAAGATAATAAATAATGAAAAAAATATTTTTACTAGACTTTTAACTGAAGTATTCAATTTTCCCCTTGATATTTATGTTAATTATATTTTATCAAGAAATAGTATTAGTAGAGTATCATTTTTTTGATTTTAGAGAGATATGTCACCTTTAGGCCATTTTGGATTTGTATAATTACTTGTCCCAAACATAAAAGAAGAGAAGATTTTCCCTAGAGAATCTCACATCACCCCCCCACTTATTATTTTGAAATTATCTTTTCTTCTCTTCTTTTACTTTATTGAAATTTTATCATCTATTGGCAAGATAATTTTGAACTCTGCCCCTTTTGAGTGCTTATTGTCCGAAAAAATTTTATTGTATACAGAGATTGAACCCCTCATTCCAGTAGTTATTAGATTGTATGTCATACTTAATCCTAGTCCTGTACCTTGAGATTTATATTTTGTAGTAAAATAGGGTTCAAAAATCTTTGGAAGTATCTCTTCAGGTATTCCTCCTGCATTGTCATTAAAAATTATTATTAAATTGTTGTTTTCTATTTTTGCATTTATATTTATTATTCTATCATCATCTTTATTTTTCAAAGCATCTTTTGAGTTATTAAAAATATTTATAAAACACTGTATTAATTCATTGGGATATCCATTTAATGATATATCTTTAGGAACATTAATATTTACTTTTATGAAGTTTTGTTTAATTGTTCCTTTCATAAGCTCCATAAAGGTTTCAAAAGTTTCAAAAAGATTGAATTCTTTAATTACTCTTTCACCTTTTATAAAGTTTCTAAAATCATCTATAGTTTTTGAAAGATATTGGGCATTATTATTTATTGTATCGCACATTGAATCTAACTGCTCTTTAGTTAATATATCAATATTATTTTGAAGTTTTATTCCCGTTGCAGCCGTTGAAATTACTGAAAGTGGTTGTCTCCATTGGTGGGCAATATTTCCAATCATTTCACCCATTGCAGCCATTTTTGATTGTTCTTCTAATATTTTTAATGATGATACATCTTTTGTAATTACAAGAACTGTTTTTTTATCTGGTTGTAGTGAAGCAGAGATATTTACGTTTATAAGTGTTCCATCTTTTGTACAACACTGTTTTTCAAAGTTAGTTATGAAACCTTTATTAACAACTTCTTCCATAGCTTTAATTGATTTTTTTATATCTTTAGGTGCAGTTATCTCAATACAAGATTTAGTAAGTAGTTCTTTTCTTGAAAAGCCTAACATATTAAGGTATGAATTATTAAAATCAAGAAAATTATAATTTAAATCTAATATAGCAATTCCATCTTTACTATATTTAAATATATCTTCAAACTTATTTTTTTCTTCTTCTAATACTTTTTGAACTTTTTCTTGTCTCGCCTTTTCTCTCATAAGCTTTAATGTATTGTTTGATAGTACCTTATAAATAGACATTATAAGTGTAGTTAGTTTTTTTGTTTCGCCACTCATTTTTTGTATAGCAATTTTATGTGCTTTTTCAATTGAATCGCCATCAATCAGACTTAAAACTTTATAAGCCATAAATCTATCTGTTTCAAGGATATGAGAGACTAACCATTGTACAAGAAAATCAAGGGTGATTTCAGCAATCTCTTCAATTGGTTTTTTCTTTTGTAGTTTTATTAAGTTGTGAAGTTCATTAATGAAATTATTGTGAGCTTTTTTGTGTTTTTCACTATCTTCTTGATTTTTGAAGTATTTGTCCCAAATAATCTCTTCAGATGTAAAATGATATTTTGTATAATCAATTAATTCATCAAATATAGTATTAATATCTAATTTAAAGGTATTGTATGCAAATTCTGTAGCAAGGTTATTTATTATTTCAACTAGTTTTTTATGTTCTTTATCTATTTGATTAATACCTGTACAAAAATTCTCATTCCAAGGTATAATATCAATCTTCTCCATTTTTTCCCTTGTATAACATTATTGATAGCTTTAGCTAGGTTTTTAACAATAAATATATCCTATCATTCTTAAACTTTTGGTTATTTGGAAGTAATTTAAGTTAACTATAGGTGGATATAAATTATTTTATGTCTTGAATTATTTCTTTAAAAAAGTCTTCATAACAACAGTTATGTGTTGCATTAACACTTTTTAATTTTATGTTCTCTTTATTACTAAATTTTTTTATATATGATTGAGTAACTTTATATGGAATTATACTATCCTTTGTTCCAATTAAATGATATTGTTTTATTGATTTAAGATTATTAGTATAATTAACTGGATTTAATGAGCCTGTTAATGGCTGAAATTTTTTTATTTTGGTCCAAAGCTCTGTATCTAAATTCCCTGCAATACTAATAAAATATGTTACATCATTTCTTTGATTTGCTATTAATGATGCAATTGCTGCACCGCCACTATAACCAATAAAAATAAAGTTATCATTTTGAAAATTATTTTTGATTTTGTCTATTATTTTATTAGTTGCAAATATAATTTGTTTACTGAATCTATGACTTGTCCAATCTTTTTTACTGCAATGATTATCATTTGTATATTGACAAGCTCTTGCAATATAAACTTTACATTGATATTTGTCTTTTAAAAGTAAATTGAAAGTTGTTGGAGTAAGTGGTGTTGGATCATCTGAAATTAGATGTCTGGTTATCCAAGCTAAACCATCGCCTTCGAAATAAACATGTACATTTTTGCAAGTATTGTTTTGCTGTTGAATTGTATAAAAGCTATATGTATCTGTATGAATTGTTTTAGTAATATAATTAGAATTAGGAATTAAAGCTTGTAATTTTTGAATTCTTTGTTGTTTTGATGGTATATTTCTACTGCAAGAAGTAAAAATAAGAATGATTATAAAAGTTAGTAAAACTATTTTCTTATTTAGCAAGTTTATATATCTCTTTTTGATTATTTAAAGGGGAAAAGGTATTTCCTCCTTTTTCCCTTTATAATAGATATTATTGAAATATCTATTAGAAATTAATTACATATTTTACAGAGATTGTGTTATTTGAATAGTCACTTCCCTCACCAGAATATTCATATGTGAAGTTTATATTACTGTTATTATTTAATTGTTTTTCATATCCTAATCCAATGGCATATGAAATTCTTCCATTATCTATTGATTCAGAATCTGCCAACTGCAATCCACCTTGAGTTGTTGATGTTACCGTATCATCATTATTTTCTAAATCATATCCTAAATCTAATGTTGTAATAAAAATAGAACTATCATCTATTTTATAGTTTGATACAGCACCTATATTTAATAGTGTTTCACTAGTTGAGAATTTATTAACATCTAAACTAGCAACTCCTGCTCCACTTTCAGAATATGAAGGTGCTTTAAAGTAAGTATAGCTTAAACCTACAGTTGGTTGTACTAACCATTTACCATTTACTTGATAATCTCTCATCACCTTTAAATCAATACTTGCTACATTACTTGTATAGTCAGCTACTGCATCTCCTGTTAAAGTTTCTCTAAATGTATCAGTCATTTGCCAAGAGTATCCTACTTGATAAAGAAATTTTGTTTTATTATCAATAATTGGAGTACTTCCATATCCTAAGATTGTAAAGGCATCTACATCAGAGTTTTGGTTAACTCCATTTACATCAACATCTGCATTTGTATAGAATAATCCAAAACCTAATTGTTGGTCATCTTTATTTATAGCATCAGCTCCTATACCAAATCCATATGATTTGATATCATATCCTGCTAAACCATCTTTGTCATTTTGTTCACCCCAAGTGCCAAATGGTTTAAACCAGAAGTTTTTTTCAGTAAACATCTCTTCACCAGAGTTTCCTCCTGCTAATCCAAATGTTCCTTGTCTTTGTCTTACTATTTTAGCTATTGATTGGGCTGTTTGTTTTGCAGCACTAACTCCAGCTCCAGCTAGTTTTACTTCTAGTTCATCTACTGCATTTGCAACACATTCGTCTGTTGTACAAGTATCTAAAATTGTTTTGAAATCATCCATCCCTGTTCCAACAAAATCATCAAGTTTTTGAGCATTTCTTTGAGATGGAGTATTTCCATTTCCAGCTACTGTTTGGTCAAAATAACTAGAAAGTAATTGTGTAAGACCAACATTGATATTATCTAATGCTAAATTGAAGACGCCTTGATTATCTTCTTGCCAAAAACGTAAAATCACATCTTGTCCAACATAAGATGCTAAATCAGCAGTTAAGTCAATCTCTTTTGTTGTCCAATCAATAATTGCTGGATCACCACTTTCTGTTTTAAATCCAGTTACAATTATATCTCCTGCATTGTATACAGTTGGATCAGAACCTGGCTTTAAAACATCAAAACGAGCCTGCTGTGTTTGTGCACCATTATAATTAAAAGAATCAGGAGTAAAATAAGAACCAGCATTATTCCTAATAGCATAATCAAAGAATAGTTTATTGGTCCCTGATGTAACATTAAAAGCTTGTGATAAAATACTTAATCCTGGGCTACTTTGTGAAGTATATACATATTGATCTGCAGTTAATGAAGGATTAATTGTCCCAGCACTTGCATTTGTTGTTCCTGTTGCAAGAGTAACTGGATTTGCACTACCAAATACATTTGTAGTCCATCCATTTAATCCATCTTCAAAATTACCATTTACAATATCAGCATTAACATTAATTGTACCAATAGAAGCACTTAATAATAAAGTACTTACAAATATTGAAACTTTACCATTTTTAAATATTTGGAAAAGAGTTTTATTATCTATTCTTTGTTTAGACATTATTTTCCTTTTGAAAATTATTATAATTTAATTTTTGATATATTATCCAAATTATTATTATAATCTACTAAGGAATTATTTTATAAATAGCTAATGTTATTTAAAGGACTGTGCGAGGTTTCCTATAATCAATGCCCAACCATCAATTACAATAAAAAAGATGATTTTTATGGGTAAAGATATCATTACAGGAGGTAGCATCATCATCCCTAAGGACATAAGTATGGAAGCAACAATAATATCAATTACTAAAAAGGGTAAGAAGATTAAAAAGCCTATTTCAAAGGCTGTTTTTAATTCACTTACAATAAATGCAGGCATTAATAAGGTTAAAGGTACATCATCAATATTTTTAGTGATGTTGCTTAAATGTTGCTAACTTCTTAGTAGATTGATTTATCTAATGGTATTCTATCCTTCTCTGATTCAATGAATTTAGAGTAAACGTTAAACAGATATTCTGTCGTTGTATGTCCCATTAGATGTGCAATCTCTGTTACTTTGAAGTAGCCTGAATTTAGCATATTTGTTGCAAATGTATGTCTCAATTCATAGATTCTTCTTCTTTTTAGTCCTAATCTATCTAATAATGGATACCAATGAAACTCACATATACTACCTGTGTGACACCAAGGTTCATCAAGCTTTGAATTAAAGACATACTCTAGATGACCTGTAAGTTCTCTTTGCTTTTGGATAAAACCTCTTACAGTATCAAAAATTGGAATATCTCTAACTGAACTTACTGTTTTTGGTTCGGTGTCTATTCCTCTATCTCGTGTAGCTCTGATATAGATATACTTATCATCTATGTTAGACCATTTTAAGGCTAACATTTCACCACTTCTTAATCCTGTATGACTAGCAAGACCAATGTAATTATGAAGCCATCCTGTTGTATTTTCTAGAAGTAGTCTAACTTCATCAGCAGAAAAGGGAACTATTATTGGTTTTTTCTTTTTTCTTTTCTTTATGCTCTTGAATGGATTATTTGTAATTACACCATCAAAAACTGCTTCCTGTAAGATACCACTAAAAATAGTAATGTATAACTCAACAGATTTGGCTGTCTTATTGAGGTTATACTGTGTATGGATATAGTTTTTTGCTATAGTATAGTTGATATCTGTAACTTTCTTTTTACCATATTGGTTAAGAATCCACTTGTCTATAGTATTCTTGTATCTTTTATATGTAACTTCTTTAGCCAGATGTTTTTTACCTTCAAGAAACTTTTTGATATAAAACTCTAGCTTAATGTCTGAAGTAGGGTATTTTAAGCTATTAACAAAATTTGGCATAATCTCTAATTGAACCTTTAGTCTGTTTTCTTTTGTATCAGTTAACCCTGTTGATTTTCTGTGTTGTTTTCCATCTACTCTCACATTCATGTGGAGTATATTTCTATATGTATAAATTGAAGCCAAGTTAAACTCCCTTTCAATAAAAAGAGTTTGGAAATGTAAAAGAACTCATGTATAAAAATCACATTATAACTTTACTTTATGTAGAGTTAAAACTAGTTTAGTAATCTAATCTCTAGATATGGACTAAAGTAATATGTGCCTTTTTATGCATATTACTTTAGTTTTTATATTAAATTATCTTCAAGAACAGAAAAAACAATTTTTTCATTATCTAAAGAATGGATTTTAATTAATAAATTTCTAAATCTAATTTGATTTTTATTCTTACTGTATGTTAAATTTTGAAAAAATGATGGTCTAGCTAAATCATCTTTTGTGTATTCTCTGTAAGTTAACATGAAAGAATCTTTATTTAAACCTGTATAAATCAACTCATAATTAATTTGACCTTTAGACATTTCATTACTTGTGCTAGTAACAGTTTTAAACCTAACAGATTTAGGTTTGTGTTCATAAGTATAAAGTACTGTAACAGCACTTCCTGCATTCATACCATACTTAATAACATTGGCAATTTTATTGTGTATAGAACCATTTTCTTTAATTAATAGATGTTTTGAGTCAAGTTTTCTATTAGTTATTGCTGTATATGTAATATTATCAATTTTCCAAGACCCCGAAATAGTAAATAAGTCATCTTTAAAAAATCTTATTTGATTGTTTGAACTGTTAGTATTGAAAGTAAAATCTTCAGTTGGTTTCATTAGGTTAGAACTTTTGGTAATTTTATTATAGTTGTTGACTCTTATCATTGTTGCACCAACATAAGAGCTTTGTTTCTTGTTTAACTCATAATTTTTGTAAACAATTGATTCTTCTT
This region includes:
- a CDS encoding autotransporter outer membrane beta-barrel domain-containing protein yields the protein MSKQRIDNKTLFQIFKNGKVSIFVSTLLLSASIGTINVNADIVNGNFEDGLNGWTTNVFGSANPVTLATGTTNASAGTINPSLTADQYVYTSQSSPGLSILSQAFNVTSGTNKLFFDYAIRNNAGSYFTPDSFNYNGAQTQQARFDVLKPGSDPTVYNAGDIIVTGFKTESGDPAIIDWTTKEIDLTADLASYVGQDVILRFWQEDNQGVFNLALDNINVGLTQLLSSYFDQTVAGNGNTPSQRNAQKLDDFVGTGMDDFKTILDTCTTDECVANAVDELEVKLAGAGVSAAKQTAQSIAKIVRQRQGTFGLAGGNSGEEMFTEKNFWFKPFGTWGEQNDKDGLAGYDIKSYGFGIGADAINKDDQQLGFGLFYTNADVDVNGVNQNSDVDAFTILGYGSTPIIDNKTKFLYQVGYSWQMTDTFRETLTGDAVADYTSNVASIDLKVMRDYQVNGKWLVQPTVGLSYTYFKAPSYSESGAGVASLDVNKFSTSETLLNIGAVSNYKIDDSSIFITTLDLGYDLENNDDTVTSTTQGGLQLADSESIDNGRISYAIGLGYEKQLNNNSNINFTYEYSGEGSDYSNNTISVKYVINF
- a CDS encoding bacteriohemerythrin, with product MEKIDIIPWNENFCTGINQIDKEHKKLVEIINNLATEFAYNTFKLDINTIFDELIDYTKYHFTSEEIIWDKYFKNQEDSEKHKKAHNNFINELHNLIKLQKKKPIEEIAEITLDFLVQWLVSHILETDRFMAYKVLSLIDGDSIEKAHKIAIQKMSGETKKLTTLIMSIYKVLSNNTLKLMREKARQEKVQKVLEEEKNKFEDIFKYSKDGIAILDLNYNFLDFNNSYLNMLGFSRKELLTKSCIEITAPKDIKKSIKAMEEVVNKGFITNFEKQCCTKDGTLINVNISASLQPDKKTVLVITKDVSSLKILEEQSKMAAMGEMIGNIAHQWRQPLSVISTAATGIKLQNNIDILTKEQLDSMCDTINNNAQYLSKTIDDFRNFIKGERVIKEFNLFETFETFMELMKGTIKQNFIKVNINVPKDISLNGYPNELIQCFINIFNNSKDALKNKDDDRIININAKIENNNLIIIFNDNAGGIPEEILPKIFEPYFTTKYKSQGTGLGLSMTYNLITTGMRGSISVYNKIFSDNKHSKGAEFKIILPIDDKISIK
- a CDS encoding PAS domain-containing sensor histidine kinase; its protein translation is MNTSVKSLVKIFFSLFIIFVFIQIGISYFYFKQSKKNLINNSLKSELKIKRKIFIEHFITNSSNFLFSIQDSQAFQKFLQGDNTYLKENENIFLALAKSHKYIDQVRYIDENGYENIRIDQDRKINTTTVVRSEQLQNKANRYYFEESLYKPMNKVWFSKLDLNVENGEIEFPYVPTIRAILPLEKNNDFKGILIINFNISSLLKQITFSEKFNYILTNKKSEILIHYNDEYDWSEYSNNGVKLDKFITKDKNEIITNFEFSNPNFSSIYICNQIKDSLILVGSIKDEYLKNLEKEHIQRGVLIIISILLIFLIIFTFTKVRLTEILNKLKKADEINEELSENLEISEENWRSAIENSGDGHWEWNTSTNEIHFSNNWKTMLGYEEDEISNNFFEWEKRVHKDDIKRVLKEVDKFVKQKDYKYKVKFRMETKDGSYKWIFAQGYILRKDKEGNPLRIVGTHKDITTDIKNEQFLKDEVKRKTDENFKQFQLIQQQSKLAAMGEMIGAIAHQWRQPLNEISIRIQKLKYAYKKNEIDEEFIQDFINKNKITINFMSNTIDDFRNFFTIDKKPIRFSINESIKNVLNLTEAQLKKQNIKISLNEYQDFEINGYKSEFEHVIMNFISNSKYELEEKKIENPEIIINIKEYELEFEDNAGGIPKDLITRIFEPYFTSKDQGKGTGMGLYMSKMIIEDNMKGSIEVENTQKGAKFIIRFNKEGEKY
- a CDS encoding alpha/beta hydrolase; the encoded protein is MLNKKIVLLTFIIILIFTSCSRNIPSKQQRIQKLQALIPNSNYITKTIHTDTYSFYTIQQQNNTCKNVHVYFEGDGLAWITRHLISDDPTPLTPTTFNLLLKDKYQCKVYIARACQYTNDNHCSKKDWTSHRFSKQIIFATNKIIDKIKNNFQNDNFIFIGYSGGAAIASLIANQRNDVTYFISIAGNLDTELWTKIKKFQPLTGSLNPVNYTNNLKSIKQYHLIGTKDSIIPYKVTQSYIKKFSNKENIKLKSVNATHNCCYEDFFKEIIQDIK
- a CDS encoding tyrosine-type recombinase/integrase, which codes for MASIYTYRNILHMNVRVDGKQHRKSTGLTDTKENRLKVQLEIMPNFVNSLKYPTSDIKLEFYIKKFLEGKKHLAKEVTYKRYKNTIDKWILNQYGKKKVTDINYTIAKNYIHTQYNLNKTAKSVELYITIFSGILQEAVFDGVITNNPFKSIKKRKKKKPIIVPFSADEVRLLLENTTGWLHNYIGLASHTGLRSGEMLALKWSNIDDKYIYIRATRDRGIDTEPKTVSSVRDIPIFDTVRGFIQKQRELTGHLEYVFNSKLDEPWCHTGSICEFHWYPLLDRLGLKRRRIYELRHTFATNMLNSGYFKVTEIAHLMGHTTTEYLFNVYSKFIESEKDRIPLDKSIY